Proteins found in one Fulvitalea axinellae genomic segment:
- a CDS encoding peptidylprolyl isomerase — MSLRFSILSKAVFALLMVGTGLFGTAKAQLSSDVVADRIVAKVDSRIILQSDLERAYLNYLQQSSGYGNLTKCNILEKLIIDKVMVSKAEIDSILVSEEEVNLDLDNRLQMMVQQIGSEEAIEQYYGKTLDDFREELYDPIYEDKVKQKMQKEIVGAIKVTPAEIQVFYDKIPRDSLPMYSTEVEVAQIVKKPILNETEKDRVEQLLFDLRKRIQSGEAKFEDLARLHSIDPGSAANGGDLGWVKRGVFVPEFEAVAMTMKENEISDPVESDFGFHLIQLLERRGNEFHARHILVKPKFVESDFEAAEKELDSLRTLIVADSMKFENVAKDVSEDKRTAGSGGYMTNGTDGTLISVEQVDPEIFFTLDTMKVGSVTKPLRFKMADGTDAVRLLYFKRRVDPHVANMQDDYQKLSEVTLNSKINDAMHQWFLKAKEDVFIEVNPDYRDCDILKD; from the coding sequence ATGAGTTTGAGATTTTCGATATTGAGTAAGGCGGTTTTTGCCCTTTTGATGGTGGGAACGGGGCTTTTCGGGACTGCCAAGGCACAATTGAGCAGTGATGTTGTTGCCGACAGGATCGTGGCGAAAGTGGACAGCCGGATCATTCTTCAGTCTGATCTGGAGCGTGCTTACCTGAACTACTTGCAACAGTCGTCGGGTTACGGTAATCTCACCAAATGCAATATTCTGGAAAAGCTTATCATCGACAAGGTGATGGTTTCCAAAGCCGAGATTGACTCCATTCTGGTATCGGAAGAGGAGGTAAACCTTGACTTGGACAACCGTTTGCAGATGATGGTTCAGCAGATCGGTTCCGAAGAGGCTATTGAGCAATACTACGGAAAAACGCTTGACGATTTCCGCGAGGAGCTTTACGATCCTATTTATGAGGACAAAGTGAAGCAGAAGATGCAGAAGGAAATCGTGGGAGCCATTAAGGTGACTCCTGCGGAGATCCAGGTATTCTACGACAAAATCCCTCGCGACAGCCTTCCGATGTATTCCACTGAGGTGGAAGTGGCTCAGATCGTGAAAAAGCCGATCCTGAACGAAACGGAAAAAGACCGTGTGGAGCAACTCCTTTTCGATCTCCGCAAAAGAATTCAGTCTGGCGAAGCCAAGTTTGAGGATTTGGCCCGTCTGCACTCAATCGACCCGGGTTCTGCCGCCAACGGCGGTGATTTGGGTTGGGTAAAGCGTGGCGTTTTCGTGCCTGAATTTGAGGCGGTAGCCATGACGATGAAAGAAAACGAAATTTCGGATCCGGTAGAATCTGACTTCGGATTTCACCTGATCCAGCTTTTGGAACGTCGCGGCAACGAATTCCACGCCCGTCATATTTTGGTGAAGCCTAAATTCGTAGAGTCGGATTTTGAGGCCGCCGAGAAGGAACTTGACAGCCTTAGAACGCTTATTGTAGCCGACTCAATGAAATTTGAGAATGTGGCCAAAGACGTTTCCGAAGACAAGCGTACGGCCGGTAGCGGTGGTTATATGACCAATGGTACCGACGGAACTTTGATCTCCGTTGAGCAAGTTGACCCTGAAATCTTTTTTACGCTGGATACCATGAAAGTAGGTTCTGTGACTAAGCCACTCCGCTTCAAAATGGCTGATGGAACAGATGCCGTAAGATTGCTTTATTTCAAGAGAAGGGTTGATCCCCACGTAGCCAATATGCAGGACGATTACCAGAAACTGAGCGAAGTGACGTTGAATTCGAAAATCAACGACGCCATGCATCAGTGGTTCCTAAAGGCAAAAGAAGACGTGTTTATCGAAGTGAATCCGGATTATAGGGACTGCGATATTCTCAAGGATTAA
- the nhaC gene encoding Na+/H+ antiporter NhaC: MTVNSPKQQERKPSVTLSAGVFLMIMTVMLGGVLLLKADIHALLLVCVAIGGVASYFAGFNFSDITEGIKNSISKATTAFMIFILIGATIGTWILAGTVPSLIVYGLDWLNPGYFLPLVLVICAVTSTATGTSWGTVGTVGLAVMGMGESMGIPAPVVAGAVVSGAFFGDKMSPVSDTTNLSAATAEADLYDHIKNMSFTTVPSFALALVLYFFMGLPYGDAVTVDSAKVELIRTTLEGAFHINPIALLPLVVVLVLNILKVPAVPAMGVGVLLGLLVAVFDQGATFTEALKAVNEGYTIKSGNEMIDKLLVRGGIQNMMWTFSLSFIAICLGGVLETGRFLEVLVAKITERVRSVRHYGLMVISSCFLGNVAMGEIYLSIIVNAGLYKKSFEEKGLRNSMLSRYLEEGATLTGGLIPWTTAGAFISVTLGVDSFSYAPYAFLNLINPVLSIMLTYFGIFVFKKVTKEAETA; the protein is encoded by the coding sequence ATGACAGTTAATTCCCCGAAACAACAGGAACGGAAGCCGTCCGTAACGCTTTCAGCCGGAGTTTTTTTGATGATTATGACCGTGATGTTGGGCGGGGTTCTTTTGTTGAAAGCCGATATTCACGCACTTCTGCTCGTTTGCGTGGCGATAGGCGGAGTGGCGTCATACTTTGCCGGTTTTAACTTCTCCGATATTACCGAAGGGATCAAAAACAGTATAAGCAAAGCCACCACGGCGTTTATGATCTTCATTCTTATCGGAGCGACAATCGGAACTTGGATTTTGGCGGGAACCGTTCCCAGCCTGATTGTCTACGGACTCGATTGGCTCAATCCCGGTTATTTCTTGCCTTTGGTTTTGGTGATTTGTGCCGTGACATCTACGGCCACCGGAACTTCATGGGGAACTGTCGGGACGGTAGGTTTGGCCGTGATGGGAATGGGCGAGAGTATGGGGATACCTGCGCCGGTAGTTGCGGGAGCGGTGGTTTCTGGTGCTTTTTTCGGAGATAAAATGTCGCCGGTATCCGATACAACAAACTTGTCGGCGGCAACGGCCGAAGCTGATCTTTACGATCATATCAAGAATATGTCATTCACTACGGTGCCGTCGTTTGCGCTGGCATTAGTGCTGTATTTTTTTATGGGACTGCCTTACGGCGATGCTGTTACGGTGGATAGCGCCAAGGTTGAGTTGATCAGGACGACACTTGAGGGGGCTTTTCATATTAACCCCATAGCGCTTCTTCCGCTTGTCGTAGTTTTGGTTCTGAATATTTTGAAAGTTCCCGCCGTTCCCGCAATGGGAGTTGGAGTATTGCTGGGGCTGTTGGTGGCCGTATTTGACCAAGGAGCCACATTTACCGAAGCGCTGAAAGCCGTGAACGAAGGCTATACAATCAAAAGTGGAAACGAAATGATTGACAAGCTTTTGGTCCGGGGCGGAATTCAGAATATGATGTGGACCTTTTCGCTTTCGTTTATAGCGATCTGCTTGGGAGGGGTTTTGGAAACGGGACGTTTTCTGGAAGTGTTGGTAGCCAAAATAACCGAGCGGGTCAGATCGGTGAGACATTATGGTCTGATGGTGATTTCGTCTTGTTTTCTGGGCAACGTGGCTATGGGTGAAATCTACCTTTCCATTATCGTTAACGCCGGCCTGTACAAGAAATCCTTTGAGGAAAAAGGCTTGCGGAATTCCATGCTGAGCCGATACCTGGAAGAAGGGGCGACGCTCACCGGCGGGCTAATCCCGTGGACTACGGCCGGGGCTTTTATTTCCGTTACTTTGGGCGTTGACTCTTTCTCTTACGCCCCTTATGCGTTCCTGAATCTGATAAATCCTGTACTCTCTATCATGCTGACCTATTTCGGAATTTTCGTTTTTAAGAAAGTGACAAAAGAGGCCGAAACGGCTTAG